In Aquimarina spinulae, a single window of DNA contains:
- a CDS encoding isoaspartyl peptidase/L-asparaginase family protein, translating to MKRVIIFFSFILFLACKEQPKETAETPIIETAKEEIKKPEDSFGIVIHGGAGTILKKNMTPEKEAAYKAKLEEAIKVGHTILKNGGTSLEAVEKTINVLENSPLFNAGKGAVFTNEGTNELDASIMDGSNLNAGAVAGVKTVKNPINLAREVMLNSPHVLLSGSGAELFAKERDLEIVDPAYFFTEDRMKSLERVKEKLKNKEANKTTAFYDPFIKDSKFGTVGCAALDKNGNLAAGTSTGGMTNKKWNRIGDSPIIGAGTYANNATCAVSSTGWGEYFIRAMVAHDISALMEYKGLSLQEAAKEVIQKKLTDLGGTGGIVAIDNKGNVTMEFNTAGMYRATMNATGELTIGIYKE from the coding sequence TTTTTAGTTTTATTTTGTTTTTGGCTTGTAAAGAACAGCCAAAGGAAACGGCAGAAACACCTATTATCGAAACTGCCAAGGAGGAAATTAAAAAGCCAGAGGATAGTTTTGGAATTGTAATTCATGGTGGAGCAGGAACTATCTTGAAAAAGAATATGACTCCAGAAAAAGAAGCGGCGTACAAAGCTAAACTTGAAGAAGCAATAAAAGTAGGACATACCATTCTTAAAAATGGAGGTACTAGCCTTGAAGCTGTCGAAAAAACGATAAATGTTCTTGAGAATTCTCCATTATTTAATGCAGGTAAAGGAGCAGTATTTACTAATGAAGGAACTAATGAATTAGATGCTTCTATTATGGATGGTAGTAACCTTAATGCCGGGGCAGTAGCAGGAGTTAAAACCGTTAAAAACCCGATCAATCTGGCTAGAGAAGTAATGCTTAATTCTCCTCACGTGTTATTATCAGGTAGTGGTGCCGAATTATTTGCTAAAGAAAGAGACCTTGAGATTGTTGATCCGGCTTATTTCTTTACAGAAGATCGTATGAAATCGCTAGAGAGAGTAAAAGAAAAACTAAAAAACAAGGAAGCAAATAAAACAACTGCTTTTTATGATCCGTTTATAAAAGACTCTAAGTTTGGAACGGTTGGCTGTGCAGCATTAGATAAAAATGGAAATTTGGCCGCAGGAACCTCTACAGGAGGGATGACCAATAAAAAATGGAATCGTATAGGAGATTCACCAATTATTGGAGCAGGAACATATGCCAATAATGCAACTTGTGCAGTATCAAGTACAGGATGGGGTGAGTATTTTATACGAGCGATGGTGGCACATGATATTTCGGCATTAATGGAGTATAAAGGGCTTTCTCTTCAAGAAGCTGCCAAAGAAGTAATACAGAAAAAACTTACCGACCTCGGCGGTACAGGAGGAATTGTAGCGATAGATAATAAGGGTAATGTAACGATGGAATTTAATACAGCGGGAATGTATCGTGCAACAATGAATGCTACTGGAGAACTTACTATAGGAATTTATAAAGAGTAA